The Streptomyces noursei ATCC 11455 sequence ACCAGGGTCAGCTTCTTGCGCGGGCGGGCGTTGGCCCGCTCGTAGGCGTCCCGGACCACCCGCTCCACGCCGTAGGCGGTGTTCACGCTGACCTCGGTGGCGACCTCGGCCGGGGTGCCGGTGCGCAGGCTGCCGCCGTTGCCGGTGTAGGGGCCCTCGGTGCCCTCGCGGACGACGACGAAGTCGATGTCGGGGCGGCCCGCCAGCGGGGTGGCGGTGTTCGGGAAGAGCTTCGAGGGGCGCAGGTTGACGAAGTGGTCGAAGGCGAAGCGGAGTTTGAGCAGCAGTCCGCGCTCCAGGACGCCGGACGGCACCGTCGGGTCGCCGATCGCGCCGAGCAGGATCGCGTCGTGCTCCTTGAGCGACGCGAGTTCCTCGTCCGGCAGGGTCTCGCCGGTGCGGTGCCAGCGCTTGGCCCCGAGGTCGTATTCCTTGGTTTCCAGCTTGACGTCCTCGGGGAGGACCGCGGTCAGGACCTTGAGGCCCTGCGCCACGACTTCCTGGCCGATTCCGTCACCGGGGATCACTGCGAGGCGAATGCTGCGAGACATGCCTGGACCTTACTCCTCGTCCCAATGATTGACACGCATCGTCCGACATGCGGACATGGCCGCCGGGCGCTCGACCGCCGGCCATCCCCCGTTCACCCCGGCGCCCCGCGCCCGTAGGCGCGAACTGCCAGATTCGGCCACATGACTGCACACCCCCGGCGGGAGCGCCCCCTGCCCTCGCACACGCCCCGCGTCGGCATACCGGAGCAGCTCGCGGCCCGGATGACCATGCCCGAGCAGCACGAGTACCTCCGCACCAAGCTGACCCGCCGGGGGCTGCTGCGCAGCTCCGCGGTCACCGCCGGCATGGTCGCCGGCGCCGGCCTGTTGGCCGCCCCGGCCGCGCAGGCCGCCGGGCCGACGCTGCTGTCCGCGCCCGCCACCACCGCCGTCGACGGCCACCTGGTGGCCCCGTTCGGCCGGCACCTCGCCTTCGGCGCCGACCCGCGGACCCAGATGCGGGTCGGCTGGCAGGTGCCGTTCGCGGTCAGGCGGCCCTATCTGCGGGTCGGCCTGAAGCCGTGGGACCTGGGGCGCAAGGTCCAGGCCGAGGTGCGCCACCTGCACACCCCGGCGCTGACCGCCAAGCTCCCGGCGGTCGACCAGTACTACCTGCACGCGGCCCTCGACGGCCTGCGGCCGGGGACCACGTACTACTACGGCGTCGGCCACGACGGCTTCGACCCGGCCGACCCGCGTCACTTCGCCACCGTCGGCACCTTCCGCACCGCTCCGGCGCGCGCCGAGAGCTTCGTCTTCACCGCCTTCGGCGACCAGGGCGTCAGCTACCACGCGCTCGCCAACGACCAGTTGATCCTGGGCCAGAACCCGTCCTTCCATCTGCACGCGGGCGACATCTGCTACGCCGACCCGGACGGCCAAGGCTCCGAGCACGACACCTACGACGCCCGGGCCTGGGACCAGTTCCTCGCCCAGACCGAGACGGTGGCGAAGTCGGTGCCGTGGATGGTGACCACCGGCAACCACGACATGGAGGCGTGGTACTCCCCCAACGGCTACGGCGGCCAGTCCGCCCGCTGGTCGCTGCCGGCCAACGGCCCGGACCCGGAGCGGGCCCCCGGCGTCTACTCCTTCACCTACGGCAACGTCGCCGTCGTCGCCCTGGACGCCAACGACGTCTCCTACGAGATCCCGGCCAACGCGGGCTACACGCAGGGCCGGCAGACCCGCTGGCTGGACCGCCGACTGGGTGAGCTGCGGGCGAGTGCGGGCATCGACTTCCTCGTCGTCTTCTTCCACCACTGCGCGTTCTCCACCACCAACTCGCACGCCTCGGAGGGCGGGGTCCGCGACGCCTGGCTGCCGCTGTTCGAGAAGCACCAGGTGGACCTGGTGGTCAACGGCCACAACCACGTCTACGAGCGCACCGACGCCATCAAGGGCGGCCGGGTGTCGAAGAAGGTGCCGATCGGCGAGACCGTGGACGCCGCGCACGAGGGCATCGTCTATGTGACGGCCGGCGGCGCCGGGAAGTCCCTCTACGACTTCCCCGTGCCGGACAGCTACGAGGGTCATGTGAAGGACCTGGACCATGTGGACACCTACCACTGGGCCAAGGGCCAGGCGAAGGCCAAGGAGACCGTCGAGTGGTCCCGGGTCCGCTACACGGGCTACTCGTTCATCGCCGTCGAGGTCACCCCGGGCAGCCGTCCGCGGATGAAGGTCACCGCCCTCGCGGAGTCCGGTGAGCGCGTCGACCACTTCGAGGTCACCCGCTCCCGCCGCCGCGGCTGACCCGTACCACCGCGCCAGGGGCGCCCGGGACGTGTTCCCGGGCGCCCCTCGCGCATGTGCGGGTCGAGCGGGCTCAGTGACCGCTGGCGCCGCCGTTGTCGCGGCGGTCGAGTGCGCGCTGGAGGGCGGCCGCGGCGTTGCGGCGGTCGGCGTCGTTGGTCTGACGGGAGGAGTGACGGGTCCTGCGGACGGTGGTGTCGGCCATGATGCGCGTCTCCCATGCCAAAGCCCCGAGAACGAAAAGCGGGGTGCGTCGAAGAAGAGGGGTCGGGTGGTGCGGGAACGGCCGGAGGGGCGGGGGCCTGAAGCGCCGCAGGGGTCACCTGCGCGGGCGCGTCGGGCCGCATCCGCATTCGCTGGATGCAGCGATACGTTCGGCTCCTACAACGCTAGGGCAGCTTGGCCGTGATGTCTGCACAATTACTTGGGCTTCCTACTATCTGAGACGGAAGCGACCCGGTGGGCGGGAACGCCGAGGGCCCGGCCCCCGTGAAAACGGGGGCCGGGCCCTCGGCGTGCGAGCGGGCGTCAGCCCATGTGCGGGTAGCGGTAGTCGGTCGGCGGGACCAGGGTCTCCTTGATGGAGCGGGTGGAGGTCCAGCGCATCAGGTTCTGCTTGGCGCCGGCCTTGTCGTTGGTGCCGGAGGCGCGCCCGCCGCCGAACGGCTGCTGGCCGACCACGGCGCCGGTGGGCTTGTCGTTGATGTAGAAGTTGCCGGCCGCGAAGCGCAGCTTCTCGCAGGTGCGGGCGGCCGCGGCGCGGTCCTGGGCGATGACGGCGCCGGTCAGGCCGTAGGCCGAGGCGGACTCCATCTGGTCGAGCATGGCCTCGTAGCCGCCCTCGACCGTGTCGTCGTAGACGTGGACGCCGAGGATCGGGCCGAAGTACTCGTCCTTGAAGATCTCGTTCTCCGGGTCGGTGGAGACCAGGACCGTCGGGCGGACGAAGTAGCCGACGCTGTCGTCGTAGGTGCCGCCGGCCACGACCTCGACGGTCGGGTCGGCCTTGGCGCGGTCGATCGCCGCCTTGTTCTTGGCGAAGGAGCGCTCGTCGATGACGGCACCCATGAAGTGCGCCAGATCGGTGACGTCGCCCATGGTCAGGGCGTCGACCTCGGCGGCGAACTCCTCCTTGAAGCCGGCGTTCCACAGGGACGCCGGGACGTAGGCGCGGGAGGCCGCGGAGCACTTCTGGCCCTGGAACTCGAAGGCGCCGCGGGTCATGGCGGTCTTCAGCACGGCCCGGTCTGCCGACGGGTGGGCGACGATGAAGTCCTTGCCGCCGGTCTCGCCGACCAGCCGCGGGTAGGTCCGGTACTTCTCGATGTTGGTGCCGACGGTCTTCCAGAGGTACTGGAAGGTCCTGGTCGAGCCGGTGAAGTGGATGCCGGCCAGGTCGGGGTGGGTCAGGGCCACCTCGGAGACGTCCTTGCCGTCGCCGGTGACGAGGTTGATGACGCCGGCCGGCAGGCCGGCCTCCTCCAGCAGGCGCATCAGCAGCACCGCGGCGAAGGTCTGGGTCGGGGACGGCTTCCAGACCACCACGTTGCCCATGAGGGCGGGGGCGGTGGGGAGGTTGCCGGCGATCGCGGTGAAGTTGAAGGGCGTGATCGCGTAGACGAAGCCCTCCAGGGGGCGGTGGTCCGAGCGGTTCCACACGCCGGGGGCGTTCACCGGGGGCTGCTCGGCCAGGATCTGGCGCGCGAAGTGGACGTTGAAGCGCCAGAAGTCGACCAGTTCGCAGGGGGTGTCGATCTCGGCCTGCTGGGCGGTCTTGGACTGGCCGAGCATGGTGGCGGCGGCCATCGTCTCGCGCCAGGGGCCGGCCAGCAGGTCGGCGGCCTTGAGGATGATCGCGGCGCGGTCGTCGAAGGACATCGCGCGCCAGGCGGGAGCGGCGGCCAGCGCGGCGTCGACCGCGTCCTGGGCGTCCTGGACGGTGGCGTTGGCGTAGGTGCCCAGGCGGGCGGAGTGGTGGTGCGGCTGTACGACGTCGAAGCGCTCGCCGCCGCCCATCCGCTGCTTGCCGCCGATGGTCATGGGCAGCTCGATGGGGTTGCCGGCCAGCTCCTTGAGCTTGGCCTCCAGGCGGAAACGCTCCGGGCTGCCCGGGGCGTAGCTGTGCACCGGCTCGTTCACCGGCACGGGGACCTGGGTCACAGCGTCCATGGTGGCCGTGTCTCCTTACGCTTGCGATCGTCACGCTCGTGACCGTCGGGATGTGATCACTGCGTCGTCGTATGTCGGTGTGTTGTCGTACGTCGGTGTACGTCGGTCATGCCGAGGCCGCTGCCACGGCGGGTGGCCGGCTACCGGTGGCGCCGTCCAGGGAGGATCCTCCTGTCCAGGATCTACCCATATGGCTTCAAAAGAGACGGTAAACCCCGTCCCAAATGAGCCGGTCAGCGGGGTGTCCGCGGCGGGCGTCCGCCGTGGACACTCCCGGTTCCGTCAGCCGCGGGTGGCGAGCGACCTCAGGAAGAACGCGAGGTTGGCCGGGCGCTCGGCGAGGCGGCGCATGAAGTAGCCGTACCAGTCCGTCCCGTAGGGGATGTAGACCCGCATCCGGTGGCCCTCCTCCACCAGCCGCTGCTGTTCCGCCTCGCGGATGCCGAACAGCATCTGGAACTCGTAGTCCGCGGGCTTGCGGCCGTTGCGGTGTGCCAGCTCCTGGGCGATGGCGACCATCCGCGGGTCGTGGGACCCGATCATCGGGTAGCCCTGCCCGGCCATCAGGATCTTCAGGCAGCGCACGTAGGCCCGGTCGACTTCCCGCTTGTCCTGGAACGCGACCGTCGCGGGCTCCTTGTAGGCGCCCTTGACCAGCCGCACCCGGGAGCCTTCCCCGGCCAGGGCCCGGCAGTCGTCCTCGGTGCGGAAGAGGTACGACTGGAGCACCGCGCCCGTCTGGGGGAAGCGCTCGCGCAGCGTGCCGAGGATCGCGAGGGTGGAGTCGACGGTGGTGTGGTCCTCCATGTCCAGCGTCACGGTCGTGCCGGCTTCGGCGGCGGCCTCGACCACGGGGGTGACGTTGCGCAGCGCGAGGTCGTGCCCGCCGGGCAGCGCCTGCCCGAAGGCGGAGAGCTTGACCGACATCTCGGCCTTGGTGCCCAGTCCCAGTTCCTTGAGCGCCGCGGCCAGCTGGAGGTAGGCGTCGCGGTTGCGCAGCGCCTCGGCCGGGTCGGTGATGTCCTCGCCGAGGTGGTCGAGGGTGACCTCCATACCGCGGGCGGCCAGATTCCGTACCGCCGTCATCGACTCGTCCAGGCGCTCGCCCGCGACGAACCGGTCGACCACCGGTCGGGTGACCGGAGCGGCCGCGACGACGCGGCGGATGCTGTCGCTGCGCGCGGCGGCGAGGAGCACGGGACCCAGCATGGGGCACCTCCACGATTCAGGATGACAAATGCCGGCGGGCGCCGATCGGGCGGTCGCGGCGGCAAGATGAGCCACCTGAAATTTAAGGATCTCGCCACTTTCCGGCCATCGACAGCTGTCACGCCTTCGTGGCCGGCATCTCAGACAGATGTATGAGAATGGGAGGCAGGTGACGGCAGTGACGGGAGAGGGGTCGGGCGGCGGTGCGCGGTGACTACCAGCAGTTGGTGGACGAGATCTCGGCGGCGCTCGGGGCGCCGGCGACGCTGGAGGACCGGGACTTCGGGCTGATCGCGTTCGGCGCGCACGAGGGCGAGGACGACGAGGTCATGGACCCGGTACGGACCCGCTCGATCCTCCAGCGGCGGTCCTCGGCCGCGGTGCGCGCGTGGTTCGAGGCGTTCGGGATCGCCCGCGCCACATCCCCGCTGCGGATCCCCCCGGACCCGGCGGCGGGGGTGTTCAAAGGCCGAATCTGTCTGCCCGTGCGGCACCGGGGAGTGGTGCACGGCTACGTCTGGCTGCTGGACGACGGCCATCTGACCGACCTGGCACTGGGCGGCGCCGGCACCCCGCCCGACCCCCGGATGGCCCAGGCGATGGAGACCGCCGCGCGGATCGGCGCCCTGCTGGCCGACGAGTCCCGGGCCGGCTCCGAACTCGCCCAGGTGCTAAGGGAGTTGCTGACCTCGCGGACCGCCGGCCGGGCCGCCGCGGCGGCCGCGCTGCGGGACGCCCTCCGGGACACCCTGCGCTTCACCCCCGGCACCCCACTGACCCTGGTGGCGGTCCTCCCCTGGGACACCGCCGCCACCGACATCGCTCCGCTGCCGAGCCTGCCCGGGCTGCTGGCCGCCTGCCCGCTGCCCGCGGGGGACACCGGCCGCCCGGACCTGCCGGGCCCCGGCGCCGCCGAGTCCGCGCTGGCCGGGCTCGTCCGGCTGCGTCAGACCGGCTCGCCGGGCCCGGCCCACACGGCCGCCGACCATCTGCTGCGCTCCCCGCGGGCGGCGGGCGGCCCGGCGGCCGGCGACCGGGCCGGGACCCGCCCCACCCGGGGCGCCGCCGGGATCGGCCTCGCCACCCGGGAGCTGGCCGAGCTGCCGGCGAGCTGGCGGCAGGCCCTGGACGCGGCCCGCGCGGCCCGCGCCGAACCCCGGCTGGGCCCGGTCGCCGAATGGGACGCCCTCGGTGCCTACCGCCTGCTGACCGCGCTCCCGGCCGCCGCGCCCGACCCGTCCGTCGGCCCGCTGCTGGCCCCCGCGCACGCCGAACTCGCCCGTACCGCGGAGGCGTTCCTGGACTGCGCGGGCCAGGCCGGCCGCACCGCCCAGCAGTTGGGCATCCACCGCCAGACGCTCTACTACCGCCTGGCCCGGGTCGAGAAGCTGACCGGCCTCGACCTGGACGAGGGCGCGGACCGGCTGCTGCTCCACATGGCACTCAAGGCGGCGCGCCTCTAGGTCCTGTCCGATGGGTCAGGCGAGGGGGCGGGTGTGGCGGGGAGCGCGGCGAACTCGGCGCCGGGAGCCGAGAGTTGGCGGCGCGTCCACGAAAGCGCCGCAGGATGCCCCGGAGTGCACCGGGACGCCACCTGATGTCCATGAACCCGTTGTCCACAGGGCCTGTTAACGACCGCTACCGACAAGTAGCGTGTGCGCCGTCCGAGGGTGCCCGACTGCCGGACGGGTTCTCGGGGCACCCCTGCCTGCCGCCATGTACCGCTGCCCCAGGGGGATTTGATGCACGGGATGAACCGCCGACAATTCGTGTCGAGAATGTCCGCCGTGGCGGCGGGTGCCGCGCTGTGGTCCGCGGCCTCCTACGACCGGGCGCTGGCGGTCACCGCGGCGCGGGCCGTGCGGACCCGGGGCACCACGCTGGAGCAGGCCGCCCGCCCGGTCGGCACCGGGGCGTACAAGAGGCTGGTGGCCGGTCCGGGCTGGCCGCTGGTGGTGCGCGGCGACCTGGCCGGCGCGGGCGCGGGGCGGGACGACCGCCGGACCGGGCTCGCCTCCTTCGTGCAGTTCACCGACCTGCACCTGGCGGACGTCGAGTCGCCGGTCCGGTTCGAGTATCTGGCCCGGTTCAACGACAGCGCGCACCGCCCGCAGGAGGCGCTGACCGTGCGCGGCGCCTCCTCGCTGGTCGAGCGGGTCAACGCGGTGCGCCAAGGCCCGTACACCGGGCTGCCGTTCGGCTCGGTGATGGCCACCGGCGACAACACCGACAACCACGAGCGGATCGAGCTCGACTGGTATCTGACGGTGATGAGCGGCGGCCGGATCACCCCCAGCAGCGGCGACCCGCGGCGCTACGAAGGCGTGCAGAACTCCGACAACGCGGCGTACTGGAACCCCGAGTCCACGCTCCAGGACGCCTACAAGGCCAAGGGGCTGCCGCAGATACCGGGCTTCCTGTCCGGCGCGGCCCGCCCGTTCAGCGCGCCCGGCCTGTCCGTCCCCTGGTACACCACGGTCGGCAACCACGACGACAGCATCGAGGGCACCCTGCCCGACCTCGGCCTGCTGGGCTCGCTGTACACCGGCGACCGCAAGCTGGAGGGGTGCGACGACGCCACCGCGGCCCGGCTCTCGGACGCCCTCAAGCACGACCCGGCGCAGGCCGCGACGCTGCTCGGTTCGCTGCTGTCCGGCGGCGGTGCGATCCGCAGGATCACCCCGGACGAGCGGCGCCACCCGTTCACCCCGACCGAGTTCGCCAAGGCCCATCTGGACCCGGCCTACACCGGCGCGGGCCCGGTCGGCCACGGCTTCACCTCCGACGCGGCGGAGAGCGGCCGGCTGTACTACACCTTCCCGCTCGCCGAGGGCGTCCTGGGTGTCAGCCTGGACACCACCAACCGCGCGGGCTGGGCGGACGGTTCGCTGG is a genomic window containing:
- a CDS encoding 3-isopropylmalate dehydrogenase encodes the protein MSRSIRLAVIPGDGIGQEVVAQGLKVLTAVLPEDVKLETKEYDLGAKRWHRTGETLPDEELASLKEHDAILLGAIGDPTVPSGVLERGLLLKLRFAFDHFVNLRPSKLFPNTATPLAGRPDIDFVVVREGTEGPYTGNGGSLRTGTPAEVATEVSVNTAYGVERVVRDAYERANARPRKKLTLVHKNNVLVYAGHMWKNIFDQVGQEYPEVTTDYLHVDAATIFLVTQPERFDVIVTDNLFGDILTDLAAAVTGGIGLAASGNINPTGAFPSMFEPVHGSAPDIAGTGKADPTATILSVALLLRHLGHEEQAARIETEVAADLEARGDTTRTTDEIGDALAARVAG
- a CDS encoding TIGR03767 family metallophosphoesterase codes for the protein MHGMNRRQFVSRMSAVAAGAALWSAASYDRALAVTAARAVRTRGTTLEQAARPVGTGAYKRLVAGPGWPLVVRGDLAGAGAGRDDRRTGLASFVQFTDLHLADVESPVRFEYLARFNDSAHRPQEALTVRGASSLVERVNAVRQGPYTGLPFGSVMATGDNTDNHERIELDWYLTVMSGGRITPSSGDPRRYEGVQNSDNAAYWNPESTLQDAYKAKGLPQIPGFLSGAARPFSAPGLSVPWYTTVGNHDDSIEGTLPDLGLLGSLYTGDRKLEGCDDATAARLSDALKHDPAQAATLLGSLLSGGGAIRRITPDERRHPFTPTEFAKAHLDPAYTGAGPVGHGFTSDAAESGRLYYTFPLAEGVLGVSLDTTNRAGWADGSLGTAQLHWLESVLQSHSSRWYDTDGRTVRGSGGDCLIVLFSHHTSASMGNLLPDPYRPFEARHDGKALVDLLQRYPNVVAWVNGHTHENRITPHGHAVPERAFWEINTASHVDFPQHARIIELADNGDGTLSLFTTLIESAAPYVADITDTSDAGLAALYRELSYNDPYATPDAKIGTPADHNTELLLTRPGK
- the pruA gene encoding L-glutamate gamma-semialdehyde dehydrogenase — encoded protein: MDAVTQVPVPVNEPVHSYAPGSPERFRLEAKLKELAGNPIELPMTIGGKQRMGGGERFDVVQPHHHSARLGTYANATVQDAQDAVDAALAAAPAWRAMSFDDRAAIILKAADLLAGPWRETMAAATMLGQSKTAQQAEIDTPCELVDFWRFNVHFARQILAEQPPVNAPGVWNRSDHRPLEGFVYAITPFNFTAIAGNLPTAPALMGNVVVWKPSPTQTFAAVLLMRLLEEAGLPAGVINLVTGDGKDVSEVALTHPDLAGIHFTGSTRTFQYLWKTVGTNIEKYRTYPRLVGETGGKDFIVAHPSADRAVLKTAMTRGAFEFQGQKCSAASRAYVPASLWNAGFKEEFAAEVDALTMGDVTDLAHFMGAVIDERSFAKNKAAIDRAKADPTVEVVAGGTYDDSVGYFVRPTVLVSTDPENEIFKDEYFGPILGVHVYDDTVEGGYEAMLDQMESASAYGLTGAVIAQDRAAAARTCEKLRFAAGNFYINDKPTGAVVGQQPFGGGRASGTNDKAGAKQNLMRWTSTRSIKETLVPPTDYRYPHMG
- a CDS encoding PucR family transcriptional regulator — its product is MRGDYQQLVDEISAALGAPATLEDRDFGLIAFGAHEGEDDEVMDPVRTRSILQRRSSAAVRAWFEAFGIARATSPLRIPPDPAAGVFKGRICLPVRHRGVVHGYVWLLDDGHLTDLALGGAGTPPDPRMAQAMETAARIGALLADESRAGSELAQVLRELLTSRTAGRAAAAAALRDALRDTLRFTPGTPLTLVAVLPWDTAATDIAPLPSLPGLLAACPLPAGDTGRPDLPGPGAAESALAGLVRLRQTGSPGPAHTAADHLLRSPRAAGGPAAGDRAGTRPTRGAAGIGLATRELAELPASWRQALDAARAARAEPRLGPVAEWDALGAYRLLTALPAAAPDPSVGPLLAPAHAELARTAEAFLDCAGQAGRTAQQLGIHRQTLYYRLARVEKLTGLDLDEGADRLLLHMALKAARL
- a CDS encoding purple acid phosphatase family protein produces the protein MTAHPRRERPLPSHTPRVGIPEQLAARMTMPEQHEYLRTKLTRRGLLRSSAVTAGMVAGAGLLAAPAAQAAGPTLLSAPATTAVDGHLVAPFGRHLAFGADPRTQMRVGWQVPFAVRRPYLRVGLKPWDLGRKVQAEVRHLHTPALTAKLPAVDQYYLHAALDGLRPGTTYYYGVGHDGFDPADPRHFATVGTFRTAPARAESFVFTAFGDQGVSYHALANDQLILGQNPSFHLHAGDICYADPDGQGSEHDTYDARAWDQFLAQTETVAKSVPWMVTTGNHDMEAWYSPNGYGGQSARWSLPANGPDPERAPGVYSFTYGNVAVVALDANDVSYEIPANAGYTQGRQTRWLDRRLGELRASAGIDFLVVFFHHCAFSTTNSHASEGGVRDAWLPLFEKHQVDLVVNGHNHVYERTDAIKGGRVSKKVPIGETVDAAHEGIVYVTAGGAGKSLYDFPVPDSYEGHVKDLDHVDTYHWAKGQAKAKETVEWSRVRYTGYSFIAVEVTPGSRPRMKVTALAESGERVDHFEVTRSRRRG
- a CDS encoding proline dehydrogenase family protein gives rise to the protein MLGPVLLAAARSDSIRRVVAAAPVTRPVVDRFVAGERLDESMTAVRNLAARGMEVTLDHLGEDITDPAEALRNRDAYLQLAAALKELGLGTKAEMSVKLSAFGQALPGGHDLALRNVTPVVEAAAEAGTTVTLDMEDHTTVDSTLAILGTLRERFPQTGAVLQSYLFRTEDDCRALAGEGSRVRLVKGAYKEPATVAFQDKREVDRAYVRCLKILMAGQGYPMIGSHDPRMVAIAQELAHRNGRKPADYEFQMLFGIREAEQQRLVEEGHRMRVYIPYGTDWYGYFMRRLAERPANLAFFLRSLATRG